The following are encoded in a window of Phocoena phocoena chromosome 2, mPhoPho1.1, whole genome shotgun sequence genomic DNA:
- the ZBTB1 gene encoding zinc finger and BTB domain-containing protein 1 isoform X1, translating to MAKPSHSSYVLQQLNNQREWGFLCDCCIAIDDIYFQAHKAVLAACSSYFRMFFMNHQHSTAQLNLSNMKISAECFDLILQFMYLGKIMTAPSSFEQFKVAMNYLQLYNVPDCLEDIQDADCSSSKCSSSASSNQNSKMIFGVRMYEDTVARNGSEANRWCAEPSSTVNTPHNREPDEESLQLGNFPEPLFDVCKKSSVSKLSTPKERVSRRFGRSFTCDSCGFGFSCEKLLDEHVLTCTNRHSYQNTRSYHRIVDIRDGKDSNIKAEFVEKDSSKTFSAQTDKYRGDTSQAADDSTSTTGSRKSSTVESELASEEKSRAAERKRIIIKMEPEDIPTDELKDFNIIKVTDKDCNESTDNDELEDEPEETFYRYYVQEDVSIKKSGRKALKPRMSINTDERGGLENMRPPNNSSPVQEDTENASCELCGLTITEEDLSSHYLAKHIENICACGKCGQILVKGRQLQEHAQRCGEPQDLTMNGLGSTEEKMDMEENPDEQSEIRDMFVEMLDDFRDNHFQINNIQKKQLFKHSACPFRCPNCGQRFETENLVVEHMSSCLDQDMFKSAIMEENERDHRRKHFCNLCGKGFYQRCHLREHYTVHTKEKQFVCQTCGKQFLRERQLRLHNDMHKGMARYVCSICDQGNFRKHDHVRHMISHLSAGETICQVCFQIFPNNEQLEQHMDVHLYTCGICGAKFNLRKDMRSHYNAKHLKRT from the coding sequence ATGGCAAAGCCCAGCCACAGCAGCTACGTCCTTCAGCAGCTAAACAACCAAAGGGAATGGGGCTTCCTCTGTGACTGTTGTATTGCAATTGATGACATTTACTTTCAAGCACACAAAGCAGTTCTAGCTGCCTGTAGCTcctattttagaatgtttttcatGAATCATCAGCATAGTACTGCACAGCTGAATCTCAGCAACATGAAAATTAGTGCCGAGTGTTTTGATCTTATTTTGCAGTTTATGTATTTAGGAAAAATTATGACAGCTCCTTCCAGTTTTGAGCAGTTTAAAGTGGCAATGAACTACCTACAGCTGTACAATGTTCCTGACTGTTTAGAAGACATACAGGATGCAGATTGTTCTAGTTCAAAATGTTCATCTTCTGCTTCTAGCAACCAGAACAGCAAAATGATATTTGGGGTAAGAATGTATGAAGACACTGTGGCTAGAAATGGCAGTGAAGCCAATAGATGGTGTGCAGAGCCAAGTTCAACAGTAAATACACCACATAATAGAGAGCCTGATGAAGAGTCTTTGCAATTAGGTAATTTTCCTGAACCATTATTTGATGTATGTAAGAAGAGTTCTGTGTCCAAATTATCTACTCCAAAAGAACGTGTCTCACGACGCTTTGGACGGAGTTTTACCTGTGATAGTTGTGGATTTGGCTTTAGCTGTGAGAAGTTACTAGATGAGCATGTGCTAACCTGTACTAACAGACATTCATACCAAAATACAAGATCCTACCACAGAATAGTGGATATTAGAGATGGAAAAGACAGTAACATCAAAGCTGAATTTGTTGAAAAGGATTCTTCTAAGACATTTTCTGCACAGACGGACAAATACAGAGGAGACACAAGCCAGGCTGCTGATGACTCAACTTCAACCACTGGAAGCAGAAAAAGTAGCACAGTGGAGTCTGAACTAGCCAGTgaagaaaaaagcagagctgctgAGAGGAAAAGAATCATTATCAAGATGGAACCAGAAGATATCCCTACAGATGAACTGAAAGACTTTAACATTATTAAAGTTACTGATAAAGACTGTAATGAGTCCACTGACAATGATGAATTAGAAGATgaacctgaagagacattttataGATACTATGTTCAAGAAGATGTCAGTATTAAAAAAAGTGGGAGGAAAGCTCTGAAACCTCGGATGTCaataaacactgatgaaagaggtGGTTTAGAAAATATGAGGCCCCCTAACAACAGCAGTCCAGTACAAGAGGATACTGAAAACGCATCCTGTGAGTTGTGTGGGCTCACAATAACTGAGGAGGACCTGTCATCTCATTACTTAGCCAAACACATCGAAAATATCTGTGCATGTGGCAAATGTGGACAAATACTTGTGAAGGGTAGACAGCTTCAGGAACATGCCCAGAGATGTGGAGAGCCCCAAGACCTGACAATGAACGGGTTAGGAAGTACTGAGGAGAAGATGGACATGGAAGAGAATCCTGACGAacagtctgaaatcagggatATGTTTGTTGAAATGTTGGATGATTTTAGGGACAATCATTTCCAGATAAACAATATCCAAAAAAAGCAGTTATTTAAACATTCTGCCTGTCCTTTTCGATGTCCTAATTGTGGCCAGCGTTTTGAAACTGAAAATCTAGTGGTTGAACATATGTCTAGTTGCCTAGACCAAGACATGTTCAAGAGTGCCATCATGGAAGAGAATGAAAGGGATCACAGACGAAAGCATTTTTGTAATCTGTGTGGGAAAGGATTTTATCAGCGGTGTCACTTAAGAGAACACTATACTGTTCACACCAAGGAAAAACAGTTTGTTTGTCAGACATGTGGAAAGCAGTTTTTAAGGGAACGTCAGTTGCGACTCCACAATGATATGCACAAAGGCATGGCCAGGTATGTCTGTTCCATTTGTGATCAAGGCAACTTCAGAAAACATGACCATGTACGGCATATGATTTCTCATTTATCTGCTGGTGAGACTATATGCCAGGTCTGCTTTCAGATATTCCCAAACAATGAACAGTTGGAACAGCACATGGATGTTCACCTGTATACATGTGGAATATGTGGAGCAAAGTTTAATTTGAGGAAAGATATGAGATCACATTATAATGCCAAGCATTTGAAAAGAACATAA
- the ZBTB1 gene encoding zinc finger and BTB domain-containing protein 1 isoform X2 — MAKPSHSSYVLQQLNNQREWGFLCDCCIAIDDIYFQAHKAVLAACSSYFRMFFMNHQHSTAQLNLSNMKISAECFDLILQFMYLGKIMTAPSSFEQFKVAMNYLQLYNVPDCLEDIQDADCSSSKCSSSASSNQNSKMIFGVRMYEDTVARNGSEANRWCAEPSSTVNTPHNREPDEESLQLGNFPEPLFDVCKKSSVSKLSTPKERVSRRFGRSFTCDSCGFGFSCEKLLDEHVLTCTNRHSYQNTRSYHRIVDIRDGKDSNIKAEFVEKDSSKTFSAQTDKYRGDTSQAADDSTSTTGSRKSSTVESELASEEKSRAAERKRIIIKMEPEDIPTDELKDFNIIKVTDKDCNESTDNDELEDEPEETFYRYYVQEDVSIKKSGRKALKPRMSINTDERGGLENMRPPNNSSPVQEDTENASCELCGLTITEEDLSSHYLAKHIENICACGKCGQILVKGRQLQEHAQRCGEPQDLTMNGLGSTEEKMDMEENPDEQSEIRDMFVEMLDDFRDNHFQINNIQKKQLFKHSACPFRCPNCGQRFETENLVVEHMSSCLDQDMFKSAIMEENERDHRRKHFCNLCGKGFYQRCHLREHYTVHTKEKQFVCQTCGKQFLRERQLRLHNDMHKGMASGQIGPSKPLEK, encoded by the coding sequence ATGGCAAAGCCCAGCCACAGCAGCTACGTCCTTCAGCAGCTAAACAACCAAAGGGAATGGGGCTTCCTCTGTGACTGTTGTATTGCAATTGATGACATTTACTTTCAAGCACACAAAGCAGTTCTAGCTGCCTGTAGCTcctattttagaatgtttttcatGAATCATCAGCATAGTACTGCACAGCTGAATCTCAGCAACATGAAAATTAGTGCCGAGTGTTTTGATCTTATTTTGCAGTTTATGTATTTAGGAAAAATTATGACAGCTCCTTCCAGTTTTGAGCAGTTTAAAGTGGCAATGAACTACCTACAGCTGTACAATGTTCCTGACTGTTTAGAAGACATACAGGATGCAGATTGTTCTAGTTCAAAATGTTCATCTTCTGCTTCTAGCAACCAGAACAGCAAAATGATATTTGGGGTAAGAATGTATGAAGACACTGTGGCTAGAAATGGCAGTGAAGCCAATAGATGGTGTGCAGAGCCAAGTTCAACAGTAAATACACCACATAATAGAGAGCCTGATGAAGAGTCTTTGCAATTAGGTAATTTTCCTGAACCATTATTTGATGTATGTAAGAAGAGTTCTGTGTCCAAATTATCTACTCCAAAAGAACGTGTCTCACGACGCTTTGGACGGAGTTTTACCTGTGATAGTTGTGGATTTGGCTTTAGCTGTGAGAAGTTACTAGATGAGCATGTGCTAACCTGTACTAACAGACATTCATACCAAAATACAAGATCCTACCACAGAATAGTGGATATTAGAGATGGAAAAGACAGTAACATCAAAGCTGAATTTGTTGAAAAGGATTCTTCTAAGACATTTTCTGCACAGACGGACAAATACAGAGGAGACACAAGCCAGGCTGCTGATGACTCAACTTCAACCACTGGAAGCAGAAAAAGTAGCACAGTGGAGTCTGAACTAGCCAGTgaagaaaaaagcagagctgctgAGAGGAAAAGAATCATTATCAAGATGGAACCAGAAGATATCCCTACAGATGAACTGAAAGACTTTAACATTATTAAAGTTACTGATAAAGACTGTAATGAGTCCACTGACAATGATGAATTAGAAGATgaacctgaagagacattttataGATACTATGTTCAAGAAGATGTCAGTATTAAAAAAAGTGGGAGGAAAGCTCTGAAACCTCGGATGTCaataaacactgatgaaagaggtGGTTTAGAAAATATGAGGCCCCCTAACAACAGCAGTCCAGTACAAGAGGATACTGAAAACGCATCCTGTGAGTTGTGTGGGCTCACAATAACTGAGGAGGACCTGTCATCTCATTACTTAGCCAAACACATCGAAAATATCTGTGCATGTGGCAAATGTGGACAAATACTTGTGAAGGGTAGACAGCTTCAGGAACATGCCCAGAGATGTGGAGAGCCCCAAGACCTGACAATGAACGGGTTAGGAAGTACTGAGGAGAAGATGGACATGGAAGAGAATCCTGACGAacagtctgaaatcagggatATGTTTGTTGAAATGTTGGATGATTTTAGGGACAATCATTTCCAGATAAACAATATCCAAAAAAAGCAGTTATTTAAACATTCTGCCTGTCCTTTTCGATGTCCTAATTGTGGCCAGCGTTTTGAAACTGAAAATCTAGTGGTTGAACATATGTCTAGTTGCCTAGACCAAGACATGTTCAAGAGTGCCATCATGGAAGAGAATGAAAGGGATCACAGACGAAAGCATTTTTGTAATCTGTGTGGGAAAGGATTTTATCAGCGGTGTCACTTAAGAGAACACTATACTGTTCACACCAAGGAAAAACAGTTTGTTTGTCAGACATGTGGAAAGCAGTTTTTAAGGGAACGTCAGTTGCGACTCCACAATGATATGCACAAAGGCATGGCCAG